A region from the Rheinheimera mangrovi genome encodes:
- a CDS encoding LytR/AlgR family response regulator transcription factor, which yields MKVKDIDWLESSGNYVNLHSKGRIYPLRATLANIVELLQHKGFSRIHRSLAVNHHAIHSISYDPSGDGEILLNSGERLNLSRRFKDEFRGRFQGKLQ from the coding sequence GTGAAAGTGAAGGATATCGACTGGTTAGAATCGTCCGGTAACTATGTCAACTTACATAGCAAAGGGCGGATTTACCCGCTGCGAGCTACCCTCGCCAACATAGTGGAGCTGCTGCAACACAAAGGCTTCAGTCGTATTCACCGTAGTTTAGCTGTCAACCATCATGCCATTCACAGCATCAGTTACGACCCCAGCGGTGATGGCGAGATATTGTTAAACAGCGGCGAGCGACTGAATTTATCCCGGCGTTTTAAAGACGAATTCAGGGGGCGTTTTCAAGGCAAACTGCAATAA
- a CDS encoding efflux RND transporter periplasmic adaptor subunit produces the protein MHRYILLKSKPSFRRRALIAVLVGALLCLLLISIGLLSGPGSAVRQRLASPGTVWSEQRQQAVFGTGKIVSLQQQLIAAPESSLIESVTASQGQFIEAGAPLFVLKNLALLREQKEAELAVAEASSDAALRKSELNTQQLQLEMATAKAESEYQRQLLELSANEQLKNSGVLPAVKYEQYRLMAEQARFEAENLRKQIQLFRQSVTEQSAAMATKLHVVKERANYLAERLAALTIYAPAAGVIKSLSAHVGQSVSQGQVLLELVKSSPLYAEVMVPQYSATALAAGDTAVIKTPAGEFPGVVEFIDPIVREGAIQVRLRLTAQSDSLNLDQSVEAQIQSSRTTSVAAVQAPDDFELFDKWWVYQYQQGQLVKSQITVHQSAKGHLELTPSLSAGEQVVLIPAQQAEQDVYHL, from the coding sequence GTGCATCGTTATATCTTATTAAAATCTAAACCTTCTTTTCGCCGGCGTGCTTTGATAGCAGTGCTGGTTGGGGCTTTGCTTTGTCTGCTGTTGATCAGCATAGGCTTGCTGTCAGGCCCGGGTTCTGCTGTTCGGCAGCGGTTGGCGTCACCCGGCACAGTCTGGAGTGAACAGCGGCAACAAGCTGTTTTTGGCACGGGCAAAATAGTTAGTTTACAACAGCAACTTATTGCGGCGCCTGAAAGCAGCCTTATTGAAAGTGTCACCGCATCACAGGGTCAATTTATAGAAGCTGGTGCCCCTTTGTTTGTGTTAAAAAATCTGGCGCTGTTACGTGAACAAAAAGAAGCTGAGCTGGCTGTCGCTGAAGCCAGTTCTGACGCAGCCCTGCGAAAAAGTGAGCTGAATACTCAGCAATTGCAACTGGAAATGGCAACAGCCAAAGCTGAAAGTGAATACCAACGCCAGCTACTGGAACTGTCGGCCAATGAACAGCTAAAAAATAGTGGTGTGTTACCCGCTGTGAAGTACGAACAATATCGGCTGATGGCGGAACAAGCCCGTTTTGAAGCTGAAAATTTGCGCAAGCAAATCCAGCTGTTTCGCCAGTCTGTTACCGAGCAAAGCGCAGCGATGGCGACCAAGCTTCATGTGGTAAAAGAGCGGGCCAACTATCTGGCAGAACGTTTAGCTGCACTGACTATCTATGCCCCAGCTGCCGGAGTGATTAAAAGCCTGAGCGCCCATGTGGGTCAATCTGTCAGCCAGGGCCAGGTATTGCTTGAGCTGGTGAAAAGCAGTCCTTTGTATGCAGAAGTGATGGTTCCTCAGTATTCAGCCACAGCGCTGGCCGCTGGCGATACGGCTGTGATTAAAACACCGGCAGGCGAGTTTCCAGGTGTGGTTGAGTTTATTGACCCTATAGTACGGGAAGGCGCTATTCAGGTGCGGTTGCGTTTAACAGCGCAAAGCGACAGCCTGAACCTGGACCAATCCGTTGAAGCACAGATCCAGTCCAGTCGTACCACCAGTGTTGCGGCAGTGCAGGCGCCAGATGATTTTGAGCTTTTTGACAAATGGTGGGTGTATCAGTATCAGCAGGGGCAGCTGGTTAAAAGCCAAATTACAGTCCACCAGAGTGCCAAAGGCCATCTGGAGCTGACTCCTTCACTTTCAGCCGGGGAGCAGGTTGTGCTTATTCCGGCACAACAGGCAGAACAAGACGTATATCACTTATGA
- a CDS encoding ABC transporter permease, with protein MMLVLPTKPNECCVYLMGDLSEMAELKLIADLLHNWWLRHKTSAGTWLSLCLVSLPIALLLQVWTIQATYLSPGFAALKPSGTVTQIVHQQGNNASPLASYLAKEFQQRAQLTVLYEKMRWLKWSDAEQEHEVAAAFISGGFSELGLKPALGSFTAMEFPTADMQLQLAISHQFWTAHFQQKNVIGQTLTLNGKLAVIAAVMPADFVSFRSEQHADLVVPFSFLAQLGLSDGDQLSPDVFSYVLHNSPVLPQLAQLETELKDEALLFDDESFSTSAAFGMSVRQFETIKARLELLSQLFIGLLLFSLLAFTSHIASASDKRLNEMSLRQMLGATAAQLAYQRHLEMLVTVGLVLMVSLLLFWPGAWLLSLMLPDIPATQFELSVAKLSLLLQLLVGVSIVISLILYAQHRWTQHSLGRGATVSKAEKVQTFVLLAALFVLSSGALTYSSQLLQKQWQYSQLDRGYSTDQLFIVSFDFPKFGGTYYVNKVPALLVNNLTATAEIEQAALTSSPVLFPSAAYVNFYTSTGAALTGRNNAQVLTNHISPNYFEVMGIELLQGQHLNWDNYWQVVISESLWLQHFKDMPLSQAQITQTMTDGERRAIQVVGVVKDIHRINPDDPVTPTVYRTMPTITGEEYIVLKSTASPEPLLQLVQQELSRLDTTLQNPQVVSASELISQQQAPQLALLSTSLVLTLVVLVSSLLFCLNAVSLLTKKSARELALRLTLGARHSQLILKELVTLSAIYVPLVFCCALALPYLFVQLDAASSNFNLDLLFIGFNFAFLFFTLVVLHVSVSKIKHHSWHHLQ; from the coding sequence ATGATGTTAGTTTTGCCAACAAAGCCAAACGAGTGCTGCGTTTATCTGATGGGCGATTTGTCTGAGATGGCTGAGTTGAAATTAATCGCAGATTTACTGCACAACTGGTGGTTACGCCATAAAACCAGTGCTGGCACCTGGCTAAGTTTATGCCTGGTGTCCTTACCTATCGCCTTACTACTGCAAGTCTGGACTATTCAGGCAACCTATCTGAGCCCTGGTTTTGCTGCGTTGAAGCCTTCAGGCACTGTGACTCAAATTGTGCATCAACAGGGTAATAATGCATCGCCTTTAGCTTCGTATCTGGCAAAAGAATTCCAGCAACGAGCACAACTGACAGTGCTTTACGAAAAAATGCGCTGGCTGAAATGGTCTGACGCTGAGCAGGAGCATGAAGTTGCTGCTGCTTTTATTTCCGGCGGTTTCAGTGAGTTAGGTTTAAAACCTGCGCTTGGCAGCTTTACGGCTATGGAATTTCCTACGGCTGATATGCAACTGCAGCTTGCCATTAGCCACCAGTTTTGGACCGCGCATTTCCAGCAAAAAAATGTGATAGGCCAAACCCTGACGTTAAACGGCAAACTGGCGGTGATAGCTGCTGTAATGCCGGCTGATTTTGTTAGTTTTCGCTCGGAGCAACATGCTGATCTGGTGGTGCCTTTTAGCTTTTTAGCGCAGTTAGGGCTGTCAGATGGCGACCAGCTAAGCCCTGATGTGTTCAGCTATGTGCTGCATAACAGCCCAGTTTTACCGCAACTGGCACAGCTTGAAACTGAACTAAAAGACGAAGCGCTGTTATTTGATGACGAAAGCTTTAGTACCTCAGCAGCTTTTGGCATGTCGGTCCGCCAATTTGAGACTATTAAAGCCAGGCTGGAATTACTGAGTCAGCTATTTATTGGTTTGCTGTTATTTAGCCTGCTGGCTTTTACCAGCCATATTGCCAGTGCCAGCGACAAAAGGCTGAATGAAATGTCGCTGCGCCAAATGCTCGGTGCCACTGCTGCGCAATTGGCTTATCAGCGCCACCTTGAAATGTTGGTCACTGTTGGCCTGGTACTGATGGTTTCTTTGTTACTGTTCTGGCCAGGAGCCTGGCTGTTAAGCCTGATGCTGCCGGATATACCTGCTACTCAGTTTGAGTTATCAGTGGCAAAACTCAGCCTGTTGCTGCAATTGTTGGTGGGTGTGTCTATTGTGATCAGCCTCATTTTGTATGCACAGCATAGATGGACTCAGCATTCTCTGGGCCGTGGTGCTACTGTGTCTAAAGCAGAGAAAGTACAAACCTTTGTGCTACTGGCTGCACTTTTTGTGCTAAGCAGCGGCGCGCTAACTTACTCCAGTCAGCTATTGCAGAAACAGTGGCAGTACAGTCAACTGGATCGTGGCTACAGCACCGATCAGCTATTTATTGTTAGCTTCGATTTTCCAAAGTTTGGCGGCACTTATTATGTCAATAAGGTGCCTGCGTTACTGGTTAATAATTTAACGGCTACAGCTGAAATCGAGCAGGCAGCGCTCACCTCAAGCCCAGTGCTGTTTCCGTCAGCTGCTTATGTCAATTTTTACACCAGTACAGGCGCAGCGCTGACAGGGCGAAATAATGCCCAGGTATTAACCAACCATATTTCGCCAAACTATTTTGAGGTTATGGGTATAGAGCTGCTACAGGGCCAGCACCTGAACTGGGACAACTACTGGCAAGTGGTGATTTCAGAGTCGTTATGGCTGCAACACTTTAAAGATATGCCGCTTTCTCAGGCACAAATAACCCAGACGATGACTGATGGCGAGCGCCGCGCCATTCAGGTGGTTGGTGTGGTTAAAGACATTCACCGCATAAACCCGGACGACCCGGTTACCCCCACTGTATATCGCACTATGCCTACTATTACCGGGGAGGAATATATAGTGCTTAAAAGTACAGCCTCGCCTGAGCCTTTGCTGCAACTGGTACAACAGGAATTAAGCAGGTTGGATACGACCCTGCAAAACCCGCAGGTGGTTTCAGCCTCAGAGTTGATTAGCCAGCAGCAAGCACCGCAATTGGCGCTATTAAGTACCTCTTTGGTGTTAACGCTAGTGGTCTTGGTGAGCAGCCTGTTGTTTTGCCTGAATGCCGTCAGCTTATTGACAAAAAAATCAGCCAGAGAGTTGGCTTTGCGCCTGACCTTAGGTGCCAGGCACAGCCAACTTATACTTAAAGAACTAGTAACTCTGTCGGCGATTTATGTGCCACTGGTGTTTTGCTGCGCGCTGGCATTGCCGTACTTATTTGTGCAATTGGACGCAGCAAGCAGCAATTTCAATCTTGATCTGCTGTTTATTGGCTTTAACTTCGCTTTTTTGTTTTTTACTCTGGTTGTGTTGCATGTATCGGTAAGCAAGATAAAGCACCACAGCTGGCATCATCTGCAATAA
- a CDS encoding ABC transporter ATP-binding protein — translation MTQTSELIRLQQLCFSYHGTEQLVLDQLNLTIEQQDYVAILGTSGSGKSTLLSILGLVNPPGQGHYFLLGHDVRQLTEKSVALLKNREIGFIFQNFNLLNHLSVYQNVCVPLSYNSDVPKAQYREKAEQVLEQVGMLQFKDRLPSQLSGGQQQRVAIARAIINNPSLILADEPSGNLDSATAELIFDILQQLNDSGKTICLITHDVSFANKAKRVLRLSDGRFV, via the coding sequence ATGACACAAACTTCAGAACTTATACGGTTACAACAACTTTGTTTTTCTTATCATGGCACTGAACAGTTAGTGCTGGATCAGCTAAACCTGACGATAGAGCAACAAGACTATGTGGCTATTCTTGGTACTTCGGGTTCAGGCAAAAGCACCTTGTTATCTATTTTGGGACTGGTGAACCCACCAGGTCAGGGGCACTACTTTTTGCTGGGGCATGACGTCAGGCAGCTGACGGAAAAATCTGTTGCTTTGTTAAAAAACCGGGAAATTGGCTTTATTTTTCAAAACTTTAACCTGCTAAACCATTTAAGTGTTTATCAGAATGTTTGTGTTCCTCTGAGTTACAACTCGGATGTACCTAAAGCCCAGTACCGGGAAAAGGCGGAGCAGGTACTGGAACAGGTGGGCATGCTGCAGTTTAAGGATCGTTTACCCTCGCAGTTATCGGGTGGTCAGCAGCAAAGGGTGGCTATTGCCCGGGCTATTATCAATAACCCGTCGTTAATTTTGGCCGATGAGCCTTCCGGCAACCTCGACAGCGCTACAGCAGAGCTTATTTTCGATATTTTGCAGCAACTGAATGACTCAGGTAAAACCATTTGTTTGATCACCCATGATGTTAGTTTTGCCAACAAAGCCAAACGAGTGCTGCGTTTATCTGATGGGCGATTTGTCTGA
- a CDS encoding glutaredoxin family protein codes for MRRFLFGTWVRDYGAYLLCFLLLVFSAYSYFSRNNNFSSYFSRNNNLNIVDKGDFSHFGVSAQMPLVIYTSEHCSYCKALKSDLDKLKVKYKDISQQKDSAQFAVLKASDLAVVPVIFIADTRIVGYNEQLLRQTLIEKGFIPSP; via the coding sequence ATGAGGCGTTTTTTGTTTGGTACCTGGGTTCGCGATTATGGAGCTTACTTGCTTTGTTTCTTGTTGCTGGTCTTTTCGGCTTATTCGTATTTCAGCCGAAACAATAACTTCAGTTCGTATTTCAGCCGAAACAATAACTTAAACATCGTGGATAAAGGCGACTTCAGTCATTTTGGCGTATCGGCACAAATGCCATTAGTGATCTACACCTCTGAACATTGTTCTTATTGCAAGGCATTAAAGAGTGATTTGGATAAGTTGAAGGTGAAGTATAAAGACATCAGTCAGCAGAAGGACTCCGCTCAGTTTGCAGTATTAAAAGCATCTGATCTGGCGGTGGTGCCGGTGATTTTTATCGCTGATACCAGGATTGTTGGTTACAACGAGCAATTGCTCCGGCAGACTCTGATTGAGAAAGGTTTCATTCCTTCACCTTGA